The genomic stretch TTCTCCTTTACTATGTGCAGTTTTTAGGAGGTGTATGCAAtttgtttcctccttttaaTGGAACTGCAATGTGACACCACTGCAGTGTTACAATGgcctgattaaaaaaaccaaacaggcTCCTCCCTTAAAACCTGTAGATCAGTTTTCATTtgcaataatttatttaatttcatttttctgaacagaaagaaatgctttttctgaTTCCCCATTGTTTCACTTATAAAGTGAATAATTAAATATGGTGTTTAATAAGTGGAATGATTACTATTAAGCCAAAACTCATATATGGAGTTCACATACTTAGTCCGTGAAAACCAAAATTTTCTATTCAAGTGTTGCAATAACTACTAGAGTGGGTTGGGCAGGCCTTTGCTTTCTTTGTATATTACACTGTAATTAATCTTAAATCCAATATCGGTACTCAATGGTTGTTGCATAAGATGGTAGCTAGAGTGCAACTTCCCTCAAAATTATGTGGAATTCCAACTAGTTTCCTAGTATGACTAgtatatgttttaaaaatgaaatataggAGCTGATCCATCAGTTAAGGAGGATGTTAAGCACAGAAAAGCACCAAAGCAGTGGAAGGTTACTGAGATGGTGAGTCCAAGCAATGAGGCAGTACTTGCTGTGGAGCAGTGATACCTGTTGTAAGTATTGTAActattttcttttggaaaatgcATCCAGTTACTGTTCCATGCAATCAATTTGCCTTCTAAACCAGGAAGGCAAATACTAAACACAACAGGGAATCATCTGCAGTTACACATTAACAAATATTTAACACTATTTTAGTTTCATGATATCCTTATCAGCTCTGCTCAATGCAGCACAAAGTCCATTCAAGGAACTTTTCATTGTTGACTGGAAGGAAGCTCTTGGACAGGTTTAGGACTGCTTGCTGTTATATGAACAGAGTGGTACAGCTAAAAGAATTCCTCTATCCATTGAGGAAAGTGCCATGCATGCTGTTTAAAATCTTAGCCAAAATCATAAAGAATCAAACTAGTTCCAGAAGTGTGGCTACAGGAGTCTTTTGCATCTAGTTATGTCTTAAAACTAGCTCAAAATGTCATCCTACATTCCACTAAAGGAAAAATGCCAACCCCCAGCTTCTAGCTATGTAGATGAATTAAGTTGTTAGACTTAGAATGCAGACTGCGTCTAATGGAAGTTTTCTCGTGGTATACAGGGTTTACTTAAATGGGAACATCTTCATCagggaaaattaaattattagtAACGcctaaaaaaatctgtttgatGTGACTTGTGGGAGTTGCTGGGAGTGATGTAATTATTACAGTAGGAGTTGGTGTAGAAAAGAAACATAAGTGTATAACAAGTTGAGAGGGCTAAGGTCAATTCCTGGCACGTATCGCTCTAGCCAGTTTGTGTGAGTGGGTGAAGTAAATTTTACATATTCAGCCAAAGTAAGCTTTGAGCAGAATGGATGTTACTGAAGAACTACGCAGGAAATGCAAGTCTCTGTTCATACTTACCCTAGTTGCTCTAGCAGTAGAATTTCTGTGTGTATACAATCTTTCGGGACTAAAACCAGTTACTAGCTTGAGACAGAAAAGTCCATAACACGTTCTGTTTAATGACTGGTGCTTTAATATAGACCTAGCCCTCACAGGGATGATGAAGACATCCAGAAATCTCACTTAAGTTCCTGCGCCTCTGTTCTAGCAAATCCATTGTTATTTCCAAAGGTCAAACTCCGCTTTGTTTAGAGCAGATTCTTGGCCCTCTTTAATCTCAATTAAGTTGTTCGGATCATTTAGTTTATCCCTTCGGATTGCAGTTTTTAGTTGATACCGCAGGCTGGCCGTGCCCTTGGTGTCACCTGTGCTGCGAGGGGCTAGCAGCGATCCCCACCGCTCACGGCGAGCTGCCCAAGAGGTCGGGGAGCGCTCGCTTGTGAACCATCCCGGGATGGGATAGCCCCACCATGGCCCTGGGGATAAATCTGTATTTGTGCTCACGCACCCCGGCACGCTGGCAGCGCTACCGGGAGTCAGTGTTAAAACCAGAACGGTGACGAGAGTAGAGCTTCCCGCTCCTCTTGCCCGGCCTCATCCCCGCGTACGGGGCGAGAAACGACCTCTCCGTGCTCCTGCCCGGCTCCTTCGGTCCGGCCGCACCACGGCGCGCGGGGGCAGCGCCGcggctgctccctcctggcgctccctgccctgcccgttCAGAGCCGCCCGGCTCACTGGTGCCGCTCCGTCCCAGCTCACTGGTGCCGCTCCGTCCCAGCTCACTGGTGCCGCTCCGTGCCAGCTCAGTGGAGCCGCCCAGCTCACTGGTGCCGCTCCGTGCCAGCTCAGTGGAGCCGCCCGGCGGTGCCCTCCGAGTCCGCACAGTGGAGCCGCCCGGCGGCGCGGCCCGGCGGTGCGAGGGGCGGGCCGCCCGGCGCGGTTTCCGCCCGGCCGCGCAGTTTCCGCCGGAGCGACATGTGGCGGCGCGGGCAGCCGGGACGCGCCGGGCGCGGGGTGAGGCGCCCCTGGCCCCGGTAGCGGGGGAGCGGCCGCCACAGCAAGGCAAGAGGGGGCAGCGGGGGGGACCCTCGGCAGGGGAGCAGCGGCTCCTGCGGCTCTCACTGCTGAGGAGGGGCCCCAGAGGTGCCCTGGGCCTCCGAGCCGTGCTCACGCGGCTTCCCCGCCCCGCAGGCGCCGTGACCATGCTGGGAGCGGACGAGTTCATCAGCTCCCCGCCCAGGAAGACGGTGCGGTTCGGGGGGACCCTGACCGAGATCCTGCTTAAGTACGAAAAGGTGACTGCGGCTTCTCGGGGGTCTGCGCTGCGTccgggctgctgctcctggggtcGTTCCGTGAGAAGCCTCGTTTCGCCTTACGCAAGATCGTGCCTGAAAGCTtagggaaagaaatggaaggTGGCCGAGCGTTGTAGGTTTGTGCCAGGCGGTATTGCTGTGCGAGCGAAAGGATTTCCCCCGTGAGTCAACCTGAGTGGCCGGGTGAATGTAAAGCCTGGCTTATGCTAAAGTGTGCACGGGGATCCagctgtgtctgcagggagagcagctgaaAATGAGCCAGCAGCCTCGGTTGTCTTCTGGGACAACATCCTGTTACTGCTGCTTCAGCTTTCCTGAGCTGGCTGTCTTGTATTCTTGACGTACCTGTTCAATAGTTGGTTGTTCAGATACATTGATGAAATTGGTAGTTTTTactgatcaaaaaaaaaaaaaaaaaaggaaagtaatttatttatttttgtttcccctGCTAGGGTGACACCACAGATTTTGAGTTGTTAAAACATCAGCTGTCAGATCCAGACATAAAGGTAAGACTTTGATAGACAGGGGTCTGATGATTTAAAGTTCGTCTGTCTGAGTGTAATCACCAGACCAGTCATTCTGGTGCTTACACAAATCCTTTGCTTTAAACATTCAAATTGTATttaacagctttttttctttgcgGAAACTATCAGAATTAAAACtctaaatgggaaaaaaatgtctttttataCATACGTGTATATGCAGGGTCTTTATAGATGGTGTCTCATGCTTACTGACTCTGCTCTACCCTTTGAGTCTGTCTTTGTTCCAGATACCATCTTTTTAGGTCACTGATGCTTGATTATAGAGACACTTCTGTAGATCAGACTGTGGTTTCTGACTTTCATAGCCTTAAAGTCGCATTGAATTTTACCTTCTGTTCTCACTAAATCTGGTTTCATCAGGCACTAACATACATATGCATTTAATAGTTATACCCAGAAGTACTGTTTCACGGCTCTTCTGTATAGCTAGGAGTACCTGCCACTTTGCTGTTTCAAGACTTGAATGTCCCTTCTGCTTAAACtacagcaaaagagaaaagaaaattatgatgGAACACCATTTCTTTCAAGTTCTGTGTGAGGGAGGTTTCATGCCTTGCCCTTCATGTCTGATTTAAGCCTTCATGGCAGGCTGTTGGTTTAGGAGTTGGCATGAATGTATTCTGCATTCAAGAACTTCCATTGGTGAGGGCAGAAACTGAAATTCCTTTCATGTTAGTGTGAAAACAATTTATATTTACAGTCTTAATCTTTGGCTGCTAAGGATTTTGCTATTTTCTGCTAATAGGTTGTACTGTTTATTGAAATAGTTACctattttttctgcttattttaaGGATGCCCAGATCATTAATTGGCTGCATGAATTTCGAGCTTCTGTTGCATATTTGACCAAAGAGCTTGGACAACTGGTCAGCATTTTGCTGGTAAGTATCTGTTTGTTTGGGAAGATTAAGAGTTTAGTACTCAAAACTTCCTTCTTTGACATCTTGATCTTTGCTTACTTTTAGAAGCTGCCATGGTTGAGAAGGAGCCGAGAGGTAGTGGAAGAATATCTGGGCTTTCTTGGCAATCTTGTGTCAGCACAAACTGTCCATCTCAGGCCCTGCCTCCGGATGATTGTGGCACACTTTGTCCCCCGTAAGTTACTCCTCTCTTTGTTTGCTCATCTTTGTTTGCTCAACATCCCTGGATAGAGAAGTTCTGTACAAATACAGTCCATAATACAATTAATTATTGGgttattgaatttttttcatgttgattGTCATACACACAGTTTTCTGTACCTAGATTTTAGAAGACATATTCTAGGTGCTGATACAGATCCTGTTCTGAAGATGTCTTGGAAATGAATGAACTGTATAATGTTTTTACtgctaaaaaaacaaaagctgaagtGTGAGGATCATGTCAGATGTTTTCAGGAACCTCCCGGTTCTGTAAATAAAACAGTGTTTAAGAAAATCTTGTGGCTAATTTTGATGTTTTAGTCCTGGTGGAGATTGTTATTCAGTGTGTTTGCAATTGAGTTTGTTACCTATAAGATTTATACAATTTTGAtataattatctcattttttTTGCTAGCTCGAATAACCATCAGAGAAGATGATGTGGATATTTCAGAttctgatgatgatgatgaaagTGAGTATAAagaatatagatatatatatatatatgttgcTGTAGTGCCTTTACTAAAAAAGTATCCAGTGCATGTTGCTCCttttttacaaaattaattGAGCTGAGTTCAAGTAAAACATCAAGAAACATCCTTAAATTCCCAAGTCAAAGAGTTTCTTGTACTCGAATCAATGGTGTGCTGACCCACTCCTTATTACTTTGAAACTATTCCTGTTGGTGAACTATTATCTGTAGGAGTAGAATGCATAGGGGAAACATTCCTAGCCGTAGATTGTTTCAAAGCCAAAGAAAAGTTAGGAGTTGTTTGGTTTCTATTTTATTTACCTCAATGTACAGCCCTGCAAAAGAACATTTTGGCACATGAAGCTTCCTTGGGAATCTTTCCATTGTGTAGTTGATATGAACTGTGTTTACTGGTTCCTGATTTAGTTTACTGGTTCCATTGTGTTTACTGGTTCCTGATTTAGTTTTCTGTAACCAAGTGCAtaagaattcttttttctttctctagacATTTCTGCAAACTTCGATACGTGCCACAGAGCGTTGCAAACTGTTGCAAGATACGTTCCTTCGTAAGTACAGAATCCCTTGGGTTTGTCTGCCCTTTCCTTGCAGATTTCAAGCTTGGGAActgatgggttttttcctcttaattGGAAGATAACACTTCATTTCATTGCATGATTTTTCCCAGTATTCACTAACTGATAGAATGCTTTATACAAACATACGAAGTTTCTGCCAGGCATCAGCAGCTGAAAATCCTGTTAACAGAAATGGGAagtaggaaaagtgttgatAGTGGCTTATGTATTCTATATTCTATAGTGATATTTGAAGTGGCTTCTAACAAGTGCATTGTGAGAATTTGCCACTTATTATCTGTCCCGTGATCCTTGCCAAACCACATTTTATACAATTGCTTACCTTAAAATAAAGTTCCTGTGAAATAGCTTATTCCAGTACATCTTTAGAGTGCTGGAGTTCAATATTTGCCAACCTATAACTTTTAGactgatttttggtttttaattcaTTATAGGACACCTCAGTTTCTCATGCCGATACTTGTGGAATTCTTTCCTTTCATTAATAAATCAGAAAGAACTCTGGTAAGAGCTGTGACTCTTTTTGTTGATTTGTTCATTAGTTTATCTAAATGTATAAATGTTCTGTAGAGTATTACAACTGATTAGATGGCAGTCCATGCAGATTTTTGAAGAATTTGTTATAAATATGATAATTACATATATAATAACCATGTATAGGATCATGTCTCTTTAGTGTAAGGCTGTCCAAGCATTCTGAGCTCCTTGTGCACAAGCATTGTGCTCATCTTTGATGACATCAGCACATATTTTTTCCACTGGATTGCTTTCTTAATCAGTGCACACCATGGACCTGCTTGATGAGGAGTCTCAGGTTGTCTTGTTTGTTAGTTTATACATTAACTTACTCTTGACTGAACACAATCTGTTTAAACCTATTTCTGGGTCTTTAAGTAACAAATTAAGAAACTTGTTTTCTAGAAGTCCTTTGCAGAAATTTGACTTTCTGTTAACACTGTTATTGATACCAGTTAATTTTGTGTTATAGGAATGTTATGTCCATAACCTGCTGCGAGTTACTGTGTATCTTCCAACTCTGAGGCTTCAGATCCTGGAGCTTATAATTGAAAGGCTGCTGAAGTTGGATGTAAGTTTATCCTGTGTTATCTTTTATGGTAGGTTGGCATTAAAATACACAGAGTAGGAAATGAAATACACTTCATTTTTAGACTCTACAAAAAATGCCCTTGTAATCATGGGTATAAACCCAGCCAAATTTACACTTCTTTCCCAGGATAGAGATGTTCCCACACCTGAGGGTAACTGTATGGTGTGCACTGTTACACCCTGCCTGGAGTCTCTGCCAGAGTCCAAATAACTGTCTTGTGGTGATCAGCACTAATGTGAATGTGCTTCCCTTTGTGTAATTGATTGGTTGTGTCATCTCTTTGAAGTGAAAGTCCTAAAAAAGGCAGGAGGGCTAACACTGTAAATGATCATGGCTTTTTGCCTCACTGTGTTGCAGTCTGGGGAGAGTGGATGCTGGGGAGGTAAAGTTTCAGAAAGTTTGGAGTGTTCATTCCTGTATGGCACAtcattcctttttaaaatgtttatttagtTTAGGACAAAATCTAGTCAAGAACTTACTCATGTGGTCATGTCTTTTATGTAAATTATAAAATACCTGATTTCATATTATTGTCATGGTTTtatagaaattaatttcttgtttgCAACTGTAGGTTAGCACTCCACAGCAAGATATTGAAGATGCTGAAGAAACTGCTAATAACTCTGCTAGCGAGGAAAAATCTACAGAGGAGGGACTTTTTGACATGGTTGGTTATCTTGttctattaaattttttttagtaaaattaTCACTTCTGAAGTGGCAATGAACTAAGTGTAGAAATTCATTATTAGTTTGTTGTTACTGCACTGCACACAGCTCTTGAAACCTGAACAGCTGACAAATGCTGAATGTGTTCTCAGGTATTGACTTTATTCATGTAAACACCCAGTGCTATATGCAGCAAATCAGTTTCATTATGTAAAAACTCAAGCAGCTGTGCAATAAAGCTAGTTAAAGAATTCATGATACTTGGCTTAGTGTGCAAAAATTTGCTTATACTGTAAAATGAGATACtgcttgttaaaaaaaagaagaaattttagCATATTGCTGAAAGATAAATTTAGTTTGACTTTTCCTGTAATTGCTGTCTCTGTGATTTGTGTATTTAAAAGCTGCATGTGCCGTTTTATCTACcaggaggaagatgaagacagaaaaggaaacaaagttgTCTCTGCCAATATTGAGAGAATGGCCCATCCTCTTGCAGAGCGCCTGGACATCCTGATGACCATCCTATTTTCATACATTAGAGATGTTTGCCATGTGGATGGTGAGAACACTTGCTCTGTAACCAAATTTGTTGTTTTGCTAACAAGGAAGAAACACATAAGAAGAGTTCTTTCTCTCTGTACTATGGGATAGAGCAGAACTCTGCCATTAGTAGGCTGTAGTCCACgttcctgcctctgcccaggTGCTGGGAGAGGTACAGAGGACTTCAGAGGTTTAGTCTTCACTTGGAGACATTCTGATTCCATTAACATGATACTATATCCAAACTGTAGTGAAGTATAAATGTTTTTATCATTTGCTCTACTTGAGTGTTAGAATTATGGATCCTTTCAACATCACAAGGACTGGATGTAGATCAGAACAAGCAGACACATCAATCAATTGGCTTtgttacaggggaaaaaagaagaaagaaatatctTTCACTATTAAGGGTTTGAATTCCTTAGATTTATGTATTCAAAACTATTTAGAAACCATTATGCTGTATCTTCTTCACATAAATCAGgtgatttatttgtgtttttttcttgctcttctaagCTAACACATTATTGCAAAGTTGGTATGTTTAGCAGCTTTATATATGTGCACACTCACACAGAGATTCTTCATTTACACCACCTTAGAAAGCAGTAGAATTGTACGCCTGGATTTTTAGATGTCAGATAACATGAGAAGTCAGGTTGACAGTTTTTCTTTACATATTCTTACTGGTGTAGAAGGGTATAAATACCACTTCTGCAGcatgagagcaggaaaaaaaaccctgaaatgtttcattttgttctgtttctttgttgTGTAGGCAAGCTCGACATCAGCAACACAAAGGATTTGTATCGGGATCTGGTTTCTGTTTTTGACAAGCTCATTTTACCAACCCATGCTTCATGTCATGTACAGTATTTCATGTTTTACATCTGTAGCTTTAAATTGGTGAGTAAAAGCTGGTTTTAAAATGCAGTGTCCTCTGTCATTTCTGCAtccttgttttggtttttttacaaaACAGTTTTCTCTGCTGTAATTCTACTCTGAAATAGCAAGTACATCAGGATTCATTAGTATcttcactttcttttccttctctgttactcctttctttttctttaaggtTGCTCTTCCCATGTTGTTTATAAACCACTTACAGATGAAATCTTAGCAAGTGTGAAGGAACAAACTTGGTTAAAACTGATCTCTTTCACAAGAATCAGTTGAACTCTTGCACCCAGGAGATGGGATGCAAATTTCTTCAGCATCCCAAAATATTGCAGAAATGCTGTCTGTTAGCTCTTTGATTTGAAAATCATGTCTGCTGTTAGTTGTTCCCCCACCCCTCCATTGTCCCATCTCTCTCAACAAACTGTTGttctttcttttacatctgAGTAcagaaaaaaccacagaaataagTGCTCTTCCATCATGTGTAGGTGTGGTTATTTACTGCAGTTATAGGTAGATTTTTGTAATGGTTTGGTTATGGAAATGATGGGAATTGAATATTAGGAATCTCTTGCTTAAACAGTGTCATCTCACCGTGTCTGTGTATCTTTTTTTCCAGGGGTTGGCTGAAGCATTTTTAGACCATCTTTGGAAGAAACTGCAGGATCCAAACAATCCTTCAGTAATCAGGCAGACTGCTGGGAGTTATATTGGCAGCTTCTTGGCAAGAGCTAAATTTATTCCCATTGTGTAAGTTGTTTTCATACATGAGCAGAGCCAAACAATTCATGCTGTTGTGGAGCTTAAGTAGAGAATTGGTCTTCTATTCCCACTGCTTTGTTAGTAAACCTGAATCAAGAGTCTTGTTTGTCCTTTCAGCAATACTGGTTCAGTATTGTCTTGAAGCTTCCAGGAAAACACATGCAGGATGCAGACTGATGATTGCTGAGGTTCATGACTTGCTGTTTAGGGCTTCGCTCACCAAGAAGTGCTGAGCATGGGTAGGTTTTGCTGACTTCAGGCAGTCATGGATTAGAAGTGTATCAGATGTTTTCAGTACCCAGTGTTAAGCACTTTCTTGCAGGCTCTGGGACAAGGATGTCTAGTATTTTGATAGAGAATGGTtaaaatgtcttcctttttaTGTACACATTCTGTATTTTTGTGCTGTTCAGGGTGGGTGTGATGACTTCAACACTGGAGTTAGTTGGATGTTGGAGTTACCTGGTGGACATGGGAGGCACTGTTCTGTATTACCTGTAACTAAGGATTCTGATTGTTTACTGTGTGTTCATGGATTCACCTCTTCTAGCATCCTGTCCTTTCACTGTGTGGGGTTTTCAGTGCTGATGGATTCATTTAATGCTGAGATAAAGGAGAAACCTTGTAACAGAATCATTATTTTAGAAAGAGATTTTCTTACTGGTGTTTTATAACCACTGAGATTCTTGAATATTTGTTGAACATCTTTTCTACACCATTTCAGGTATTATTATTacacttcttttttctccctgcactgcagTACAGTAAAAGCCTGTCTGGATCTTCTGGTGAACTGGCTGCATAAATACATTGATAATCAGGATAAAGGAGCTAATGCCTACTGTGATGTAGCCCTCCATGGGCCATTCTATTCCACATGTCAGGCAGTGTTCTATACACTTATTTTCCGTCATAAACAACTTCTGGATGGAAATTTAAGGAAAGGTAAGCATATTAGGTTTGAAAGGATTCATTAGAAGTTTTACTGTTGCTATGTTTTATAGTAGTCAGTTCAGTCAAGTATCTGATGGCAAGTTTATGTTGTTGTGCTCTAAACAAAATGAGATGGCTTGTACACATGTTGGGGCCAGACCTCCACTGTGAGAGTGCCCCAGGATGTGCTTCTGTGGTGGTGTGCAGGGTGCACGCATGTCACACTGGAAATTCTTAGCAACTAAGTTCAGTTTATATGATATGTAACTTATATTTGCTGATTGTTCTTATTTTGAAGGTCTGTCATATCTGCAGAGTTTAAATTTTGAGCGCATTGTCATGTGTCAGTTAAACCCCCTGAAGATTTGTATCCCTTCTGTTGTCAACTTGTTTGCTGCCATTACCAGGTACCTGCTCATTTACTTCAATAAGGCTTGGTACAGGTTTTGTGTGTGTCTAAAACCAGCACAGGGTTTTGTTAGGCACAGTCTTGAACATTACCTGAGACATAATGCTGCCCATATTCCAGGTGTGATAAGTTTATTCCTAGGTCAATTTCAATGGAATCCTGCAGTCCAATGAAATGGATTGCTCTGTGTTGGAGCCAGTGTGGTTGTACTTGGAATAAAGTTTATAGGGGCTTAGAGGAAGAGAACAGACTCCTTCCCTTGTGACTATCTTGCAAACTCCTAATATCAGCTGGAAAATGGAAGATAGAAGTGATGTTTGTTCAAAAATAACTTTGTGTTTTCTTACCATCCATCTGAAAATCTTGCTTTTGGTGTGCTGGAAGTGCTTATCTTTTCTTTACtctctttttaaaggaaataccAGTTGGTGTTCTGCTACACAATTATTGAGAGGAACAACAGGCAGCTCATCCCTGTTGTGCGGAGCGGCACCGGGGGCGACCTTGTGCAGACCTGCACCAACCCCCTCGACAGCTTCTTCCCCTTTGACCCCTACATACTCAAAAGGTAGAACTGAAAAGTGAACAACTCCTTTGTGCCTTCTAGAAAATAATGAATACAGCTGTAGCAAACTCAGTGTTTCTGCCATTTGCTTTCCTCCCTGATCCTTTGTACCTTTCATATTCTGCATTTTAACCAGATTGTCATAGGTTTAAATTAGAATGTACCCCTACTGTGAATACAGTAACTCATCCTGTGCTTTGTTTCCTCTTTCAGATCAAAGAAGACCATTGATCCTATGTATCAGTTCTGGGAAGAGCTGAGTGCTGAAGATCTTGAGAATCTGAAGAAACCCATTAAAAAGGTAATCTTCCCTGATCCAAACAAAGTTCAGCTGTCAGCTGCTTTTattgcagaatatttttttaagtagatAAGAGTACACTATACATTTAGGGGAAACTGAGACTGAAATTTGGAATTGATCCATTCTTGCCTTGAGAGCACTTTTTTCTCTTGTGCAGCACAGGAGCCATCTGAAAGCTTTATGAATGTGCTCAGAAAATGGACATGATGATGTCAGTGGAAAATTCAACCTGTAGATATAATTCAGTTCCCATATTTCATAATCAGAGTACATCTAATCCTCTTAGCATTCCAACTGATAGTGGCAATCACAGTGTAAATCCAGGTCTCTACTTGACAGTAGAAGATTTGACAGTACCTTCCTACTCTCACTGATCCTTTTAAATTTCTGCAGGGTACTTctgaagatgaagatgatgacTTTTTGAAAGGAGAAACTCCTCAAAATGATGGTGTGGTTGAAATTGCACCAAATTCTTATGAGTCCAACACAAGGAGCCCTGTGAGCAGCATTGGCTCCCCTGCAGACTGTTACGTGCCATACCCACTGTGACATGGGCAACCAGAAGGGAAAATGTGGAATAGGTTGAAAATTGTGTGCAATGTTTTGCTCTGGAAAGAGACTTGAGCTCAATTTTCCAAACTGGCAAATGTTTAAGTAActacatttaagaaaaattactgtttcTTAGTCATCAGACTTCTACAGATATGTTATAGTAAAGTTATATGTTGCTAGAAAAGCTTAGAGAATGAATAGGGTGATATTTTACAAATTTCACATTGAAATGGTTTTTATGACttagaaggattttttttaatagctttttccagctcttcaaaACTTCGTTTACTAATGTTTCTCTACAAGGTTTTATATATCAGGGGTGAAATTCTGGTGTTTCTTCCTGCAGCTTTGTGTGGGGGCCAGAATTCCACTTTGTGTTCCAACTCTGATGACTCTTCTTGAGCTGGTTTCACAGTAATGGTGTAATCTCTTGTCCTAGGGTGCCATTTTTTGGCATGCAGTGTGTGGCTCAAgaaagtggaaagaaaaaatgtgtcCTGATTGCATTTGGGTTTCACTTCCTCTGTACTGGGAtaaagcagtcagtagccaCGTTGCTTGACTCTGCTTTCTAGAGGGACCCCTTTGGAAGTTTCCTTctaaatttgccctaaaccaggagaTGTCTCAATAGGCAGGGCATGAATCCAGTCTGGCAGTGGTTCTTCTACACGCATCTCTTCAGCTTTTCTTGTCTGTAGAATCATGCTTGGTGAAGCCACTTGCTAGTGGGAAGTGTACTCAGACAGAAAGCATTATCCCTCCTGAAATCTGTAGCTGACAC from Haemorhous mexicanus isolate bHaeMex1 chromosome 17, bHaeMex1.pri, whole genome shotgun sequence encodes the following:
- the RRN3 gene encoding RNA polymerase I-specific transcription initiation factor RRN3, with the protein product MLGADEFISSPPRKTVRFGGTLTEILLKYEKGDTTDFELLKHQLSDPDIKDAQIINWLHEFRASVAYLTKELGQLVSILLKLPWLRRSREVVEEYLGFLGNLVSAQTVHLRPCLRMIVAHFVPPRITIREDDVDISDSDDDDENISANFDTCHRALQTVARYVPSTPQFLMPILVEFFPFINKSERTLECYVHNLLRVTVYLPTLRLQILELIIERLLKLDVSTPQQDIEDAEETANNSASEEKSTEEGLFDMEEDEDRKGNKVVSANIERMAHPLAERLDILMTILFSYIRDVCHVDGKLDISNTKDLYRDLVSVFDKLILPTHASCHVQYFMFYICSFKLGLAEAFLDHLWKKLQDPNNPSVIRQTAGSYIGSFLARAKFIPIVTVKACLDLLVNWLHKYIDNQDKGANAYCDVALHGPFYSTCQAVFYTLIFRHKQLLDGNLRKGLSYLQSLNFERIVMCQLNPLKICIPSVVNLFAAITRKYQLVFCYTIIERNNRQLIPVVRSGTGGDLVQTCTNPLDSFFPFDPYILKRSKKTIDPMYQFWEELSAEDLENLKKPIKKGTSEDEDDDFLKGETPQNDGVVEIAPNSYESNTRSPVSSIGSPADCYVPYPL